The Rhizobium leguminosarum DNA segment AGGATATCTTCTGGGACGACGCCTCGGTGCTGTTCTGCTCGACGCATCAGATGCCGCTCTATCCCGGCACCGGCGCCAAGGACGAGAAGGGCAAACACAACACCATCGTCAATGCGCCGCTTTCGCCGAATGTCGGCAGCGACCATTTTCGCGAGGCGTTCAAATCGCGCGTGCTGCCGGCGCTTGACGATTTCCGGCCGGATCTCATCATCATCTCGGCCGGCTTCGACGCCCATCACCGCGATCCGCTGGCGCAGATCAATCTGACCGGCGAGGATTTCGACTGGGCGACCGGGCGCGTTCTCGAACTCGCCGACCGGCACGCGAAGAACCGGGTCGTCAGCCTGCTCGAAGGCGGTTATGATTTGGAAGGCCTCGCCGAATCGGCGGCCATGCATATTCTGCGAATGATGAAGGGTTGAGAATGACTGACAGCGCCAAGCCTGAGGTATCCGGCCTTTCCTTCGAAAAGGCGGTCGCCGAACTCGAAAGCATCGTCGCCCGGCTGGAACGCGGCGACGTGGCGCTGGACGAATCCATCGAGATCTATGAGCGCGGCGAAGCGCTGAAGAAACATTGCGAGACGCTGCTTTCGGCCGCCGAAAACCGCATCGAGAAGATCAGGCTCGACCGGGCCGGCAAGCCGCAGGCCGTCGAGCCGCTCGACGGGGCCTGAAGCCTGAGCAAAGCTCCTTTTGGCGTGGCGATCGGCTTGCGGCCGATCTATGATCCCCTGACAATACCATGAGGGGACAGACAAATGACGGACAGATTGAAGGGCAAGGCCGCCATTATCTCAGGCGGCGCGACCGGCATGGGCGGCGCCGCCTCGAAGCTCTTTGCGGCGGAAGGCGCGCGTGTCGCCATCATCGACCGCAACGGAGAAGCGGCGGCCGAAACCGTCAAGCAGATCCGTGAGGCCGGCGGTGAAGCCGAATGCTGGACGGCCGATGTCTCTGATGAAACCGCCGTCAATGCCGCCGTTGCAGGTGTGGAAGCCCGTTACGGTGCGGTGACCGTGCTTTTCAATCACGCCGGCACGATCGTCATCAAACCTTTCCTGGAAACGACCGTCGACGAATGGGACTGGCTGCATGCCGTCAATGTGCGCTCGATGTTCCTGATGACCAGGGCGGTGTTGCCGAAGATGATTGCGAGCGGCGGTGGATCGATCGTCTGCACCTCGTCGATCTCGGCGGTCGCCGCCACGCCGATGGAAGTGCTCTACGACACGACCAAGGGCGCAGTGCATATGTTTGCCCGTGCCATCGCGGTGGAATTCCGCGACCGCAATATCCGCTGCAACGCCGTCTGCCCCGGTTTCATCCGCACCCCGCATGGCCTGCGCGAGGTAGCCGACCTGCAGGCGCTCGGCGTCGATGTGTCCGATGCCGCCATCGCCGCGCAGCAGGGGCGGATCGGCGAGCCCGAAGACGTGGCGCGGGCCGCCCTTTATCTTGCCAGCGACGAGTCGAACTTCGTCAACGGCGCCCATTTGTTCGTCGACAACGGCTTTACGGCGATCTGAGCAGGCCCGGCGTCGAGAAAAAATACGTCGATTAGCAAGGCAATTGCGGTGCAGCACAACACGTCGAAATATAAATTCCAGCAGGTCGATGTCTTCTCCTCCCAGCCACTGAAGGGTAATCCTCTTGCCGTCGTCGTTGGTGCGGACGCATTGACCGACAGCCAGATGGCCTCCTTCGCCAATTGGACCAATCTCAGCGAGACGACGTTTCTTCTCCCGCCGACAACCGGGGATGCGGACTATCGCGTCCGCATTTTTACGCCGGCCCGCGAGCTTCCATTCGCAGGGCACCCCACCTTGGGGAGCTGTCACGTATGGTTGGCGTCGGGGGGCAAATCCAAGGGAAGCGAGGTCGTGCAGGAGTGCGAAGCAGGTCTTATCCGCATTCGTCAGGACGGTGCCCGGCTCGCCTTCGCCGCCCCGGATCTCAACCGCCGCGGACCGGTGGAACCAGAGATTATGGCGCACATCGTCAAGGGATTGCATCTGGCGGAAGATGCCATCGTCGATGCGAACTGGGTGGACAACGGCCCGGGCTGGCTTGCGGTGCTGCTGCGCTCGCGGGAGGACGTCCTGGCGTTGCGCCCGGATTTCGGCGTCATATCCGGATTGCGGGTCGGCGTCGTCGCGCCATGGAATGCCGGGGAATATGGGCGTGACGCCGATTTCGAGGTCCGTGCCTTTACCGCCGCCGGTTTTGAAGACCCCGTCACCGGCAGCCTGAATGCCGGCCTCGCCCAATGGCTGATCGGAAGCGGCATCGCGCACCCGACCTATGTTGCCAGTCAAGGCACGGTTCTAGGGCGAGCAGGCCGCGTCCATGTGGAACAGGTTGGTGGCGAAATCTGGATTGGCGGGGCTGTGACAAGCTGCATCGAAGGCACCGCCATCCTTTAGGCTTGCGCTCGACATCGATGGCTTGAAAGGCGGCGATGTTGGACGCGCGGCGTTTTAGGCACTATTTGTGGTCGATACGCTAGCGATCGGAGATCCGCCATGTCCTTCTTTCCCGGTAAAGATCCCCTGCCCGGCGATGCCTTCGCCTGCGATGCGATCGAGAACCTGATCATTCCGCGCACCAGCGATATCGGCGGGTTCCAGGTGCGGCGGGCGCTGCCCACCCGGCAGCGGCGGCTGGTCGGCCCGTTCATCTTCTTCGACCGCATGGGGCCGGCGATCCTGAAGCCCAACGAGGCGCTCGACGTGAAGCCGCATCCGCATATCGGCCTGTCGACGGTCACCTATCTCTTCGACGGCGAGATCCGCCATCGCGACAGCCTCGGCACCGAAAAGGTCATCCGTCCCGGCGATATCAACCTGATGACGGCAGGTCGCGGCATCGTGCATTCGGAGCGCACGCCCGACAATCTGCGCGGCCATCCGCTGCTGATGTCGGGGCTGCAGACCTGGCTGGCGCTGCCCGACGACAAGGAGGAGATCGATCCCGCTTTCGCTCATACGGAAAAGTCTGAAATGCCCCTGATCGAGACTCCAGGCGTGCGTGGGCGCGTGGTCATCGGCTCGTTCGAAGGCATGACATCGCCGGTCGGGGTTTTCTCCGACACGCTCTATGTCGATCTCAGCTTGCAGCCGGGCGCGACGTTTCCCTTCGGCGCGGCGCATGAAGAGCGCGCCGTCTACGTGCTCTCGGGCGAGGTCGTCATCTCAGGCGACCGTTTCGCCGCCGACCAGCTGCTGGTCTTCAGGCCGGGCGATCAGATCACGCTCGAAGCCGGCAGCGATGGCTGCCACCTGATGCTGTTTGGCGGTGCGGCGCTCAATTCGAAACGCTATATCTGGTGGAATTTCGTCTCTTCTTCGAAGGAGCGGATCGAAAAGGCCAAGGAGGAATGGCGCAGCGGCCGCTTCGATATCGTTCCGGGTGACGAGGAGGAATTCGTGCCTTTGCCGGAGAGGTGACGGCAGCCGCGATGCGCCACCGCCGTTGACCTGCCACCTGAATTTCAACCCGCGAAATATCGGGTCAGCGCTCCCTTGGTGCGGTTGACGTAGCCATCCTGCCAGCTGTCGTCGACGTTGAGAAAGCCCGACCAGCCCTTCTTGCCCTGGCGCTTCAATTCCGCCTCGACGGCGCGGAAGCGATAGTGATCATAGACATCGAGGATGTGGACGGCATAGGCCTCGGCGAGCGCGCGGTCGCCTTTGACGATCAGCATGTTTTCGTCATTGGCATAAGAGGCTTTGAAGCCGAGATTGTGGCTGCCGAGGACGACGACGCACTCGTCCGACAGAGGATCGATCACCAGCACCTTGTCGTGAATGATGGCGCCCACCTTCTTGGCGGTCAGTTCCTCGGCGCCGAAATCCGCCAACAGCTGGCGGTCATCGATGCGCGACGCCCGGACGATCGAGACATTGGCCTCGTCGAAAGTGTGGGGCGAGACAGCCTCTTCATCGTCGTCGGGATCGTCGGGGTCGTTCTCCTTGCCGGCGACGTAATTGGGCATGGCCTGGGCGCTTGAAACTGCGCCGGTAACGATCAGCTTCTGGTCCTTGAGGGCGATATCGATCGCCTCGCCAACGATGCAATCCCTGCCCGACTGACCGGGATAGAAAGCAAGAAACAGCACAGCGTGCTCGGCACGGCGCATCAGACGGTAGACTTCACGAAGATCGGGCGGCGTTGCCTTGCCCTTTTTGCGGCTCTGCATGTTCGGCGAGAACCACACTTCGACCGAAGCTCCATTGTCGGTCGGGACAAGAGAAGGCGTTTCGTTCGAGCGCCGGAATTCCTTGCTCTGCTGGTTGTCGGGCATGCCGTCGTCGAATTCGACGGGCGCTTCCAGCGTGGCATTGTCTTCCAGCATCCGCCCCCAATAGGCGACATAGGCCGCGGCCACCGCATCGTTTCTGACGATCAACGCATTGTTGGATTGGCCGGCAA contains these protein-coding regions:
- a CDS encoding exodeoxyribonuclease VII small subunit; the encoded protein is MTDSAKPEVSGLSFEKAVAELESIVARLERGDVALDESIEIYERGEALKKHCETLLSAAENRIEKIRLDRAGKPQAVEPLDGA
- a CDS encoding SDR family NAD(P)-dependent oxidoreductase; this translates as MTDRLKGKAAIISGGATGMGGAASKLFAAEGARVAIIDRNGEAAAETVKQIREAGGEAECWTADVSDETAVNAAVAGVEARYGAVTVLFNHAGTIVIKPFLETTVDEWDWLHAVNVRSMFLMTRAVLPKMIASGGGSIVCTSSISAVAATPMEVLYDTTKGAVHMFARAIAVEFRDRNIRCNAVCPGFIRTPHGLREVADLQALGVDVSDAAIAAQQGRIGEPEDVARAALYLASDESNFVNGAHLFVDNGFTAI
- a CDS encoding PhzF family phenazine biosynthesis protein → MQHNTSKYKFQQVDVFSSQPLKGNPLAVVVGADALTDSQMASFANWTNLSETTFLLPPTTGDADYRVRIFTPARELPFAGHPTLGSCHVWLASGGKSKGSEVVQECEAGLIRIRQDGARLAFAAPDLNRRGPVEPEIMAHIVKGLHLAEDAIVDANWVDNGPGWLAVLLRSREDVLALRPDFGVISGLRVGVVAPWNAGEYGRDADFEVRAFTAAGFEDPVTGSLNAGLAQWLIGSGIAHPTYVASQGTVLGRAGRVHVEQVGGEIWIGGAVTSCIEGTAIL
- a CDS encoding pirin family protein, which gives rise to MSFFPGKDPLPGDAFACDAIENLIIPRTSDIGGFQVRRALPTRQRRLVGPFIFFDRMGPAILKPNEALDVKPHPHIGLSTVTYLFDGEIRHRDSLGTEKVIRPGDINLMTAGRGIVHSERTPDNLRGHPLLMSGLQTWLALPDDKEEIDPAFAHTEKSEMPLIETPGVRGRVVIGSFEGMTSPVGVFSDTLYVDLSLQPGATFPFGAAHEERAVYVLSGEVVISGDRFAADQLLVFRPGDQITLEAGSDGCHLMLFGGAALNSKRYIWWNFVSSSKERIEKAKEEWRSGRFDIVPGDEEEFVPLPER
- a CDS encoding phospholipase D-like domain-containing protein, producing MRNAHARQALIDAGVEIHHRMFNNSSQIGHNKFVVHIPPNGAPRSVFTGSTNWTATGLAGQSNNALIVRNDAVAAAYVAYWGRMLEDNATLEAPVEFDDGMPDNQQSKEFRRSNETPSLVPTDNGASVEVWFSPNMQSRKKGKATPPDLREVYRLMRRAEHAVLFLAFYPGQSGRDCIVGEAIDIALKDQKLIVTGAVSSAQAMPNYVAGKENDPDDPDDDEEAVSPHTFDEANVSIVRASRIDDRQLLADFGAEELTAKKVGAIIHDKVLVIDPLSDECVVVLGSHNLGFKASYANDENMLIVKGDRALAEAYAVHILDVYDHYRFRAVEAELKRQGKKGWSGFLNVDDSWQDGYVNRTKGALTRYFAG